One part of the Arcanobacterium phocisimile genome encodes these proteins:
- a CDS encoding IS3 family transposase, translated as MCGKKVYFSPIIDLFDGTIIAATHAFHPTTTFTAASLAQAIAKENPQPGLIVHTDQGFHYQHVSWRNQLDHIGAVQSMSRKGNCYANSLAENFFSHLKAEFYHPSSFTSVQDFLDQLDQYITWYNNNRIQERLKGLTPIEYRNQALAA; from the coding sequence GTGTGTGGTAAGAAAGTCTATTTCTCACCCATTATCGACCTCTTCGATGGGACCATCATCGCTGCCACGCATGCTTTCCATCCCACAACCACGTTCACAGCCGCGTCGTTAGCTCAGGCCATTGCCAAGGAAAACCCGCAGCCAGGATTGATTGTTCATACTGATCAAGGATTTCATTACCAGCATGTATCGTGGCGTAACCAGCTTGACCATATCGGCGCGGTTCAATCAATGTCTCGCAAGGGTAACTGTTATGCCAACTCTTTAGCAGAGAATTTCTTCAGTCACCTCAAAGCCGAGTTTTACCACCCAAGCTCTTTTACCTCCGTTCAAGACTTCCTTGACCAACTCGACCAATACATCACCTGGTATAACAACAACCGTATCCAAGAACGACTCAAGGGCCTGACCCCGATTGAATACCGGAATCAGGCCCTTGCAGCCTAA
- a CDS encoding IS3 family transposase, giving the protein MADLKSRYRFSDLLRIAGLARSTFFYHQARVGRGDKHAELALVIKNIFYQAHGRYGQWRIRLALMKDGWRVSKKLVAKIMAREKLVCITRPKRRYNSYRGTINRLARNVLNRAFSVAQVNRKWVSDIT; this is encoded by the coding sequence GTGGCAGATCTCAAGTCCCGCTACCGCTTTAGTGACTTACTACGTATTGCCGGGCTTGCTCGCTCAACGTTCTTTTACCATCAGGCCCGTGTCGGGCGTGGCGATAAACATGCTGAGCTTGCGCTAGTGATCAAAAATATTTTCTATCAAGCTCATGGCCGGTATGGCCAGTGGCGTATCCGGTTAGCGTTGATGAAAGATGGTTGGCGGGTATCGAAAAAACTCGTTGCTAAGATCATGGCGCGTGAGAAGTTAGTGTGTATTACACGGCCTAAACGCCGGTATAACTCCTACCGTGGAACCATTAATCGTCTTGCTCGAAACGTGCTTAACCGTGCCTTTAGTGTCGCACAGGTCAATCGTAAATGGGTCTCAGATATCACTTAA
- a CDS encoding helix-turn-helix domain-containing protein — MHKPTPSQYSFEVKLQVVERFLSGQTKMSIAKELGLSSPKVLERWVRIYRTKGVDGLRPRPKGRPRKDPHQPRPVSELDQLKRRLE; from the coding sequence ATGCACAAGCCGACTCCTTCACAGTATTCCTTCGAGGTTAAACTCCAGGTAGTTGAGCGGTTCCTTTCCGGGCAAACAAAGATGTCCATTGCGAAGGAACTGGGTTTGTCCTCACCGAAAGTATTAGAAAGATGGGTTCGGATCTATCGGACTAAAGGAGTAGACGGACTACGTCCTCGACCAAAGGGTCGACCAAGAAAAGATCCACATCAACCCCGGCCAGTTAGTGAGCTTGATCAGCTCAAACGCCGTTTAGAGTAA
- a CDS encoding inositol-3-phosphate synthase codes for MSKIRVGIVGVGNCASSLVQGVEFYKDADPNTPIPGLMHVNFGGYHVGDVEFVAAFDVDSEKVGKDISEAIFSSQNNTMKFADVPETGVKVLRGHTLDGLGDYYRDTITESDAPEVDVVAELKAAKVDVLISYLPVGSEEADRFYAQCAIDAGCGFVNCLPVFIASTEEWTKKFEDAGLPIIGDDIKSQFGATISHRDLVALMESRGVRIDRTYQLNVGGNMDFKNMLQRNRLESKKISKTNAVTSNMTGPVDDHNIHVGPSDYVPWLEDRKFAFVRVEGTTFGEVPIQIEYKLEVWDSPNSAGIVIDALRACKIALDRGISGNLLSASSYLMKSPKEQLRDSVAREHLEEFIAGNRER; via the coding sequence ATGTCCAAGATCCGCGTAGGTATCGTTGGAGTCGGCAACTGTGCTAGCTCACTCGTTCAAGGAGTTGAGTTTTACAAAGATGCAGACCCTAACACCCCAATCCCAGGATTAATGCACGTGAATTTCGGCGGATACCACGTGGGCGACGTCGAATTCGTGGCAGCTTTCGATGTTGATAGCGAAAAAGTTGGCAAGGATATCTCCGAAGCCATCTTCTCCTCGCAGAACAACACGATGAAGTTCGCTGACGTTCCAGAAACCGGCGTGAAGGTTCTTCGCGGCCACACCCTCGACGGTCTCGGCGACTACTACCGCGACACCATCACCGAATCCGACGCACCAGAAGTAGATGTGGTCGCCGAACTCAAGGCCGCCAAGGTTGACGTTCTTATTTCCTACCTGCCAGTTGGCTCCGAAGAAGCAGACCGCTTCTACGCCCAGTGCGCTATCGATGCCGGCTGCGGATTCGTTAACTGCCTGCCGGTGTTCATTGCTTCCACCGAAGAGTGGACCAAGAAGTTCGAAGACGCCGGATTGCCAATCATCGGTGACGACATCAAGTCCCAGTTCGGCGCAACTATCTCCCACCGCGACCTCGTCGCATTGATGGAATCGCGTGGCGTTCGTATCGACCGCACCTACCAGCTCAACGTGGGCGGCAACATGGACTTCAAGAACATGCTGCAGCGCAACCGTCTCGAATCGAAGAAGATCTCCAAGACCAACGCCGTCACCTCGAATATGACCGGCCCGGTTGACGATCACAACATCCACGTTGGCCCATCTGACTACGTGCCGTGGCTCGAAGATCGCAAGTTCGCATTCGTTCGCGTAGAAGGAACCACCTTCGGTGAAGTTCCGATCCAAATCGAATACAAGCTCGAAGTTTGGGATTCACCAAACTCTGCAGGTATCGTCATCGACGCACTGCGCGCCTGCAAGATCGCGCTCGATCGTGGCATCTCCGGCAACCTGCTCTCTGCTTCGTCCTACCTGATGAAGTCACCGAAGGAGCAGTTGCGTGACTCGGTCGCTCGCGAGCACCTCGAAGAGTTTATTGCTGGAAATCGCGAACGGTAA
- a CDS encoding serine hydrolase domain-containing protein has translation MYEDFLPADTLAFDHSYMTLTAGPRGVEIAGIAGDPDVVYPLASVTKPIAAWSVLVAVERGLVSLDEQAGPEGSTIRHLLAHASGLPSAAGDPIAAPGTRRIYSNYGFDVLGEAVAARVGMSIQDWVRQTVLEPVRMLDASVDGSIAFSGRASLDSVARFAGELLDPQLISPDLAQQAFSPQFAGIPGILPGYGRQPDNLWGLGLEIRGNKSPHWTGSDFPTTTFGHFGQSGSFVWVDPVANQAGVFLGNRMFGHEHAEVWPELTNQMRAS, from the coding sequence ATGTATGAAGATTTTTTACCGGCTGACACCTTGGCATTCGATCACTCTTACATGACGCTCACCGCCGGCCCACGCGGCGTGGAGATAGCAGGAATCGCCGGCGATCCCGACGTGGTCTATCCGCTGGCATCGGTCACGAAGCCAATCGCGGCATGGTCTGTGCTGGTAGCGGTAGAACGTGGGCTGGTTTCTTTGGACGAACAAGCCGGACCAGAAGGGTCAACTATTCGCCATTTGTTGGCGCACGCTTCGGGTTTGCCGTCGGCGGCAGGAGATCCTATTGCAGCACCTGGCACCCGCCGGATCTATTCAAACTATGGTTTTGACGTGCTGGGCGAGGCGGTTGCGGCGCGGGTTGGCATGTCGATCCAGGACTGGGTGCGGCAGACGGTACTTGAACCCGTGCGCATGCTGGACGCCAGCGTGGATGGCTCGATCGCGTTTTCTGGTCGGGCGTCGCTCGATTCGGTGGCGCGGTTTGCGGGAGAGTTGCTGGACCCCCAGTTGATTTCGCCCGACCTGGCCCAGCAGGCATTTAGTCCGCAGTTTGCCGGGATTCCCGGTATTTTGCCAGGTTATGGCCGCCAGCCGGATAATCTGTGGGGTTTGGGTTTGGAGATCCGTGGCAACAAGTCACCGCACTGGACGGGATCTGATTTTCCGACGACGACGTTCGGTCACTTCGGCCAGTCCGGCTCGTTTGTGTGGGTCGATCCGGTGGCCAACCAAGCGGGCGTCTTTTTAGGAAACCGGATGTTTGGCCACGAGCACGCCGAGGTTTGGCCAGAGCTAACTAATCAGATGCGGGCTAGCTAG
- a CDS encoding exodeoxyribonuclease III, which produces MKIATWNINSARARADRILNVLERHDLDVLALQEIKCKPEQFPAAEIEAAGYEIAAHGLNQWNGVAIISRVGLSDVRYEFPGQPGFTKGIPDDGAAFINGPREARAIGARVGGIDLWSLYVPNGRAVGDPHYFYKLEFLRALQEFATTQTRLGIDLTLVGDWNVIPTDDDVWDPSAMEDGIYLTDAERAAFHAFSVAGMREVSRDFATNYTFWDYQKLRFPKNEGLRIDYVWASEGLAQRTIAGAIDRDERKGKGASDHVPVIVEFAS; this is translated from the coding sequence ATGAAGATCGCAACGTGGAATATTAACTCTGCCCGTGCCCGTGCCGACCGCATCCTAAACGTCCTAGAACGTCACGATTTAGACGTGTTGGCGTTGCAGGAAATCAAATGCAAACCCGAGCAATTCCCAGCAGCCGAGATTGAGGCAGCCGGTTACGAGATCGCCGCCCACGGGCTTAACCAGTGGAACGGCGTCGCCATTATTTCCCGCGTTGGTCTTTCCGATGTTCGTTACGAATTCCCCGGCCAGCCCGGTTTCACCAAAGGCATTCCCGACGACGGCGCCGCCTTCATCAACGGTCCGCGTGAAGCTCGCGCCATCGGGGCGCGCGTGGGCGGAATCGACCTGTGGTCACTTTATGTTCCCAACGGCCGAGCCGTTGGCGATCCGCACTACTTCTACAAACTCGAATTCTTGCGCGCCCTCCAAGAATTCGCCACCACCCAAACCCGCCTCGGAATTGACCTCACCTTAGTTGGGGACTGGAACGTTATTCCTACCGACGACGACGTGTGGGATCCGTCCGCGATGGAGGACGGTATTTATTTGACCGACGCCGAACGCGCAGCGTTCCATGCGTTTAGTGTCGCTGGCATGCGTGAAGTTTCGCGAGATTTCGCCACGAACTACACGTTCTGGGACTACCAAAAGCTACGTTTCCCCAAGAATGAAGGACTACGCATCGACTACGTGTGGGCATCCGAAGGACTGGCCCAACGCACGATCGCCGGCGCAATCGACCGCGACGAACGCAAAGGCAAGGGCGCTTCAGACCACGTGCCAGTGATCGTCGAATTTGCTAGCTAG
- a CDS encoding SDR family NAD(P)-dependent oxidoreductase yields the protein MGRALITGASAGLGLAFARQLANDGHDVVLVARNQERLDDVGGQIRQTYGVEVEVIAADLGDVADTQRVAQRLGASDAPISLLVNNAGFGLGQDFVGGAMERELDGLNVMVRAVMMLSHAAAEAMVVRGRGTIINVASMTSLTVQGTYSAHKAWVRTFSEGLAVELAGTGVGVTVVNPGLIRTEFHERSHVDSSQWPEVVFASPEQVVRAALAAARAGQVEVTPTVLYKLASVVVRHAPRRLVRKFAGPGLSGRG from the coding sequence ATGGGACGAGCGTTGATTACCGGAGCAAGTGCAGGGCTAGGGCTCGCTTTTGCTCGCCAGCTAGCGAACGATGGGCACGACGTCGTGCTGGTTGCGCGCAACCAGGAACGATTGGACGACGTCGGTGGCCAGATTCGACAAACCTACGGCGTTGAGGTTGAAGTTATTGCCGCCGATCTTGGTGATGTGGCGGATACCCAGCGGGTGGCGCAGCGGCTGGGCGCAAGTGATGCACCGATAAGTTTGCTGGTCAATAATGCCGGTTTCGGGCTGGGGCAAGATTTTGTGGGTGGTGCGATGGAGCGCGAACTTGATGGCTTGAATGTGATGGTTCGAGCAGTGATGATGCTCAGCCACGCGGCTGCCGAGGCGATGGTGGTGCGCGGGCGAGGCACGATTATTAATGTGGCCTCGATGACCTCGCTGACCGTGCAAGGCACATATTCGGCGCACAAGGCATGGGTGCGGACGTTCAGTGAGGGGCTGGCGGTAGAACTGGCTGGTACCGGGGTAGGGGTGACGGTGGTTAATCCGGGCCTGATTCGCACCGAGTTCCATGAGCGTTCCCACGTAGATTCGTCGCAGTGGCCGGAAGTCGTTTTTGCTAGTCCTGAGCAGGTGGTGCGGGCCGCGTTGGCGGCTGCGCGGGCTGGCCAGGTGGAGGTCACGCCGACTGTGCTCTACAAACTGGCGAGCGTGGTGGTACGCCATGCCCCGCGCAGACTCGTGCGCAAGTTCGCCGGTCCGGGGCTTTCTGGGCGGGGTTGA